A region of Leptotrichia massiliensis DNA encodes the following proteins:
- the murI gene encoding glutamate racemase, producing the protein MSIGVFDSGIGGLTVLKEIRKVLPNEKIYYFGDTARVPYGEKTKELIIRYSKEIVEFLLEKDVSAIVVACNTATALALKELKEIFKIPIIGVIEAGARTAINTTKSNEIGVIGTKATIKSEKYIEEIKLFNPKVKVFQKACPLFVPAVEEGILSGKLVNQIIKTYLDDFEEKIDTLILGCTHYPLLKDAISKIYPDIKIVDPAKETALDLKSILQKNKFLKNDALKNEEVNYYVTDGQEKFKEIGIMFLEENIKKVELVKL; encoded by the coding sequence ATGTCAATTGGTGTATTTGATTCTGGAATTGGGGGGTTAACAGTATTAAAAGAAATTAGAAAAGTCCTCCCAAATGAAAAAATATATTATTTTGGAGATACTGCAAGAGTTCCGTATGGAGAAAAAACAAAAGAATTAATTATTCGATATTCAAAAGAAATAGTTGAATTTTTGCTAGAAAAAGATGTGAGTGCAATCGTAGTAGCCTGCAATACAGCAACGGCACTAGCTTTAAAGGAGTTGAAGGAAATATTTAAAATTCCTATTATAGGAGTAATTGAAGCAGGTGCAAGAACGGCGATAAACACTACAAAAAGTAACGAAATTGGAGTGATAGGAACAAAAGCGACAATAAAATCAGAAAAATACATAGAAGAAATAAAGCTTTTCAATCCAAAAGTAAAAGTTTTTCAGAAAGCTTGTCCACTTTTTGTACCAGCAGTAGAAGAAGGGATTTTAAGTGGGAAATTAGTAAACCAAATAATAAAAACATATCTTGATGATTTTGAAGAAAAAATCGACACATTAATATTAGGTTGTACTCATTATCCTTTGTTAAAAGATGCAATTAGTAAAATTTATCCTGATATAAAAATAGTAGATCCAGCAAAAGAAACAGCTTTAGATTTAAAAAGTATTTTACAAAAAAATAAATTTTTAAAAAACGATGCTCTTAAAAATGAAGAAGTAAATTATTATGTAACTGATGGACAGGAAAAATTTAAAGAAATCGGTATTATGTTTTTAGAAGAAAATATTAAAAAAGTAGAGCTCGTTAAATTATAA
- the ruvA gene encoding Holliday junction branch migration protein RuvA, giving the protein MFEYISGKLTIKKIDYVALDINGLAYKVYVSLKTFEKLDNIGNDEKLYIYTNVKEDDISLYGFKTQNERELFKALISISGVGPKLGIAILSTFNTREIIDIVNENESKIFTRVPGLGIKKAQKIILDLKDKVKKLDLTETIEEISDISSGKLITSNTSNPKLLLMKEDLKLALESLGYINSDVSKWITDKELAQVKDISEAIKMILQKIQK; this is encoded by the coding sequence ATGTTTGAATATATTTCTGGAAAATTAACAATCAAAAAAATTGATTATGTAGCCTTAGATATAAATGGTTTGGCGTATAAAGTATATGTATCCTTAAAAACGTTTGAAAAATTAGATAACATTGGAAATGATGAAAAATTATACATTTATACAAATGTAAAGGAAGATGATATTTCATTATATGGTTTCAAAACACAAAATGAAAGAGAACTTTTCAAGGCACTAATAAGTATAAGCGGTGTAGGACCTAAACTTGGAATTGCAATATTATCGACATTTAATACACGAGAAATTATAGACATTGTAAATGAAAATGAGTCAAAGATTTTTACAAGAGTTCCAGGGCTAGGAATAAAAAAAGCCCAAAAAATAATTTTAGACTTAAAAGATAAAGTAAAAAAACTAGATTTAACAGAAACAATAGAAGAAATCAGTGATATATCATCAGGTAAATTAATAACATCAAACACATCAAATCCAAAATTACTACTAATGAAAGAAGATTTAAAGTTAGCTTTAGAATCTTTAGGATACATAAATAGTGATGTTTCTAAATGGATAACAGATAAGGAATTAGCACAAGTGAAAGATATAAGTGAAGCTATAAAAATGATTTTACAAAAAATTCAAAAATAA